A DNA window from Candidatus Melainabacteria bacterium contains the following coding sequences:
- the pepF gene encoding oligoendopeptidase F: MTETTNTPPARADLPVELTWDLTTIFATTADWEAAFALASTYPEKLASYKGRVRRSARLLAEYLGLNDEAFKLLHKLYVYASMSSDQDTTVSAPKALKERVLKLWSDTSAATSFYLPEVLSIKPERLARFIASSKALQARQHEFDEINRGRAHVRSHEVQELLATSQIIGQGPDTIYSALAYADLVLPMIKGDDGQEVRLTEDNYGLFLDSKNRDVRRAAFEAMFGTYRGLRNTVAAMYAAQVNVDIFRARSAKHAGSLAQALHGTNVPMSVYDSLVDTVHANLPLLHRYLDVRKRILGVDELHMYDLYVPLLGEVDDKIAYADAQETVLAALAPLGEEYVNALREGFAARWVDVMPNKGKAGGAYSGGAYTTNPFILLNWQGNIDSMFTLAHEAGHSMHSLYTRRTQPFHYGDYTMFVAEVASTTNEALLAHYLLSKTTDPQMRLYIINSQLEGIRTTLIRQTLFAEFEREAHARAEAGEPLTPDLLCEIHKALNEKYYGAAVKVDDLIEIEWARIPHFYNSFYVYQYATGISSATALARQILTEGKPAVERYLNFLKGGSSDYSINLLKGAGVDLSTPAPIQAAFDAFAEYLTLFEKEYAQLA, translated from the coding sequence ATGACGGAAACAACCAACACCCCTCCGGCTCGTGCCGACCTTCCGGTCGAGCTGACCTGGGATCTGACGACTATCTTCGCGACCACGGCTGACTGGGAAGCCGCGTTCGCCCTTGCTTCCACCTACCCGGAGAAGCTCGCTTCCTACAAGGGGCGTGTGCGCCGCTCGGCTCGTCTCCTGGCCGAATACCTCGGTCTGAACGACGAAGCGTTCAAGCTGCTGCACAAGCTCTACGTCTACGCCAGCATGAGCAGCGACCAGGACACCACCGTGAGCGCTCCCAAGGCGCTCAAGGAGCGGGTTCTGAAGCTGTGGAGCGATACCTCGGCGGCCACTTCGTTCTACCTGCCCGAGGTGCTCTCCATCAAGCCGGAGCGTCTGGCCAGGTTCATCGCCAGCTCGAAGGCTCTGCAGGCTCGCCAGCACGAGTTCGACGAGATCAACCGCGGGCGTGCCCATGTGCGGTCGCATGAGGTGCAGGAACTGCTGGCCACTTCGCAGATCATCGGCCAGGGCCCTGACACCATCTACAGTGCGCTCGCCTACGCCGACCTGGTTCTGCCCATGATCAAGGGCGACGATGGGCAGGAAGTGCGGCTCACCGAAGACAACTACGGACTCTTCCTGGACAGCAAGAACCGCGATGTGCGGCGCGCTGCCTTCGAGGCCATGTTCGGCACGTACCGCGGGCTGCGCAACACCGTGGCTGCGATGTACGCCGCTCAGGTGAACGTCGACATCTTCAGGGCACGCTCGGCTAAGCATGCAGGCTCGCTGGCGCAGGCGCTGCACGGCACCAACGTGCCGATGAGCGTCTACGACTCGCTGGTCGACACGGTGCACGCCAACCTGCCCCTGTTGCATCGCTACCTGGATGTGCGCAAGCGCATTCTCGGTGTCGACGAGCTGCACATGTACGACCTCTACGTGCCGCTGCTCGGCGAGGTCGACGACAAGATCGCCTACGCCGATGCGCAGGAGACGGTGCTGGCCGCTCTCGCGCCCCTCGGCGAAGAGTACGTCAATGCGTTGCGGGAAGGCTTCGCGGCGCGTTGGGTCGACGTCATGCCGAACAAGGGCAAGGCCGGCGGGGCTTACAGTGGTGGCGCCTACACCACTAACCCGTTCATCTTGCTCAACTGGCAGGGCAACATCGACTCGATGTTCACGCTGGCGCACGAGGCGGGGCACTCGATGCACTCGCTCTACACGCGGCGCACTCAGCCATTCCACTACGGCGATTACACGATGTTCGTCGCCGAAGTCGCTTCCACGACCAACGAGGCTTTGCTGGCGCACTACCTGCTCAGCAAGACCACCGACCCGCAGATGCGGCTATACATCATCAACTCGCAGCTCGAGGGAATTCGTACCACCCTCATCCGCCAGACGCTGTTTGCCGAATTCGAACGCGAAGCGCATGCTCGCGCCGAAGCCGGTGAGCCGCTGACGCCGGATCTGCTCTGCGAGATTCACAAGGCGTTGAACGAGAAGTACTACGGGGCCGCGGTCAAGGTCGACGACCTGATCGAGATCGAGTGGGCGCGGATTCCGCACTTCTACAACTCCTTCTACGTCTATCAGTACGCCACCGGCATCTCCTCCGCCACTGCTCTGGCTCGCCAGATTCTGACGGAGGGGAAACCGGCGGTTGAGCGTTACCTGAACTTCCTCAAGGGCGGCTCTTCGGACTACAGCATCAACCTGCTCAAGGGAGCTGGTGTGGACCTCTCCACGCCGGCGCCCATCCAGGCGGCGTTCGATGCCTTCGCCGAATACCTGACGCTCTTCGAGAAGGAGTATGCACAGCTGGCGTAG